From the genome of Vigna angularis cultivar LongXiaoDou No.4 chromosome 11, ASM1680809v1, whole genome shotgun sequence, one region includes:
- the LOC108333299 gene encoding 60S acidic ribosomal protein P2B yields the protein MKVVGAYLLAVLGGNPTPSASDIKNILGAVGAEAEDELINLLLAEVKGKDFNELLASGREKMSAVSGGGAAVAVAAAPAAGGGGAAPAAEAKEEKKVEEKEESDDDMGFSLFD from the exons ATGAAGGTTGTGGGTGCTTATTTGCTTGCAGTTTTGGGAGGGAACCCAACTCCTTCTGCAAGTGATATCAAAAATATCCTTGGCGCAG TTGGAGCTGAAGCTGAGGATGAGTTGATTAACTTGCTCTTGGCTGAAGTTAAGGGCAAAGACTTCAATGAGCTACTCGCCAGCGGAAGGGAAAAGATGTCTGCTGTGTCTGGCGGTGGTGCTGCGGTGGCTGTTGCTGCTGCACCAGCTGCTGGAGGTGGTGGTGCTGCACCTGCCGCAGAAgcaaaggaagaaaagaaagttgaaGAGAAGGAGGAGTCGGATGAT GATATGGGTTTCAGTTTGTTCGACTAA